CATTTGATGGATAGTCCTTTTGCTTCGTTGTCTTATTGAACATTgttgttcattatttaatattttttgagcCTGATAAATAGGTTCATATTCTCTTAACTGTGCCATAAAACCTCTATTAGGGTTTATACATAACCTTCTTTGTTGTACCATTGCATATGCACGCCTGTAGAAAGCATTAAATTCCAATAAACATAATCTTTAAATAAAACATGATATAATACTTTCAATAACACAGAAATTTACGTCTGAGAGAGTCCATATGTTTCCATAACATATGCTAAAACCAATGCTGCCGATCTTGATATGCCTGCATTGCCATGGACTAAAACATGGCCACCAGAGGTTAAACCTTCATCGATGAAGGATTTTACCTTATGGAAGTGTTGAATAATATTCTCTGTGGCTGTGTCAGCAATATTTAAGACAAGATACCTATAACATTGTTTATTAGTATTTTATCTAAACATTAAACTACATAAAATAAGTATTGATATTTTGTACTTGAATTTATCTGGAAAATTGGGCTTTATAAAATTTGCTTCTATATCCTGTCTAACACACACTATATGAGTTATGCCATGTTCTATTAGAGATTGAAGTTTGGACCGACTAGCTGCACTGTATGGGCCAAGATATAAACCAGGTACAACTTCCTaagacaaaataaaattattagtttaaatGTTCCTTTTAATTATACACCTAAAATATACCTGCATATGTCTTCTCATCGTATAAGTCCATTCTTTTGGCCCATCCATAGAAATAGGTATTCTTGGATAATCATCAGATCCATTTTCACTAGCGGTTTCCTGcaagaatatatttattttaatttcatactgCAATTAATCAAAGAACATACAAAGGCAAATGAttagaaacatttttatatttgacagAACGTAAACGTCAACAAGAAATTTATTTCGAACAAtgagaacaattaaaaaatataaaaaataaggtTTAAATATTGATGATTAAGTTATTTCTTTGCAGTACTGACAGAAATGTGTAAACGTATAATTTTATCCTTAAAAACAAAGGAGAAAAGGGTAACTGAACGGCaaacaacataacctaaaattcaaagcatatatttttgagaaaatattgaaatcaatACTACGATTGATTTACCTCATCCTGAAGAGTTCCATTACTGTCTAGCGACAGCATACCACTAATTTTACACACCTAAACTTGttagaatttcgaattttcacggaaaaatataaaataggatATTTTTTCCCGCGATCACAATATTGCTTTTTAACGTGGCGGCCATTTGAAATAAACAGCAATAGTGATCGATCTAAGCGCTCTCTAACGCACTGCGAAGGAGttacattgaaattatttttgaaacgaAATACGATTGCAAATGAAATTAGATATTGAAAGTGGTATAAATCTCAAGGATGACATTAAGTAAATGATACAAAAAGTTTTTTTTAAGAATTATGtcaaatattcccaaaaataaattatcataaattttcgaaatttcggaaATAGAATTTTTCAGAAGCATcctttctaaaaattattattcctcGGTCAACCGAAGCAATATGTAGCTTCACTGAAGTAGAACTGACAGAAAAATGTGCACTTTTTGTAGAAAGAATTACATAACAATTCTATGATTTAAATATCAGTGCAATACCTTATGCATAATGCAAATAAAATACTACTTGAAGACTTTGAGACTTTTGAATTTTAGTGGCTTACAAAGATCATATGTGGAAATATAGGAAGTGAACAAGTATCGAATTgataatcgttcgaaaatgagcgtaactcgATATGCCAGTTGCGTAGCAGAGAGATTTTCTCGCTATACAAAGTGGGAAACGATGTAATTCAGTTATGAACTGTTTAATACAAGATTTTACGAGGCACTGATTCCCGGTTGCGGTAATCGGCGCATATTTTCTTCCGGGATGCAATACTTttctatatcgccacgctttcGCGATGAAAGTTCATGCACGCAGTTTGTATCGGTAATTCGGTGTACTCGTCTTACCGGAACACTCGATAGATTTTGTAGAACTTCCGTAGAAAATCAGCCAAGTTTTTACATAGGTTGTTACGTTACCACGTGAACTTTAATGAACAGATGCGTCGCCTGTATCATCATTTCGTAATCGCAGCTGTTATGAATTTAAAATCGGTCTGAAGAAATGTCGGGTTTCGTGACATGTCTCAATTTCGCTCTAATCATTATCCCTTCATGGATTTTTGCAGATTCATTGTCTGAAACCTTGAATTCCTCGAACGAAGTACGTCGATAGATAAATTACAAAAACACGATAAAAACGTGATGCGCACACGCATGATAAAATACCAGATTAAGGATATCAAAGTTAagtatacaaaattttcttttttaccgAGTAAATTGAATTGATTCCGCAGGCAGTCAACGTGATGAACATAAACCTGTTAAGTATATTAAACGAGAGCCAGTTACAGAGACGACAAAAACAAGCTCGTAGAGTGAAGGGTACGTTAGATCTTTCAGCTAAAAGTGTCGAAGCTCGTTGGAAGCCTCGATTCCAAGTTTGTCGTTCTCAAAGTCATTGCCCGCGGCTCTAGAACCAGATGAAATAACGTTACGACAATTCCTTCCACAACGTTCCACGTTATGCTTCCATTGGTCACGGCTTTTTTTTGTTTCAGTTGATAAAGAATCCCATGGATGAGTAACGATCCATAGGATTAACTTGACCTCGATCTGCTTACAAGCAGACATTATGTTTCTTCGTTGCTGCTCAGGTGCAACCGTATAAGATTACAAAATAGAATCACTCAGCGTTACGAAACGAGATTACTGTGTTAATTTATCTGATAAACGAACGCTCCGTTTAATGACTTTATTGTTGTTCTTCATTACAATATGTAACAACTTTCGCCTTCTTCTGTTTCCCTACCATTTTTCCAACTAACTTTCTCGTTTCTAGGTAATGGCTGCGTCGTGTGCGTGAACTTCGTGTACGAACTTATTGCCGGCGTATATTGCGTACGAGTTTCTTCAAATTCATACCTTCTTTCAAGTTCAAAATGATACGAATTTATACTTGCGATTTTGGGGTTAAGAAATGGATGCTTGAGAGTATGTACAATTTAGTATGGACGTCTCAAAATAGTGGTCGCAGGGATACTTGCGATTTTAAGTCACAGACATGGATGCGTGAAGggacaatttatttatatatttatgaatttagtatGAGACATTGAACTCAAATGTAATGGAATAATTAGCGAACGGAATATCAAACAGTATTAGTGTCGTACAAATGAAGTAAGGTACTGAAAGTATAAATCTGAAAACTAACGATCCGTATCCTTGCCACGGTGAAAAAGGACGTGTGTGGTAAGGCACATTAAAGTCGCAATTATTCACAATACTGACGTTCAGACTTTTCAATTTCCTGCCTGTTACTTTGTGTAGCAAGTACGTTACATTAGTACTATTTGCATTTCATTAAATGTtggatatacataaatatagtatggataatataatgtgatataatatggataatgtaATGTGACATGGTATGGATAATGATataaatatgatataatatGGACATGGATAATTTGGATAGAATTAGATAAATTTTAGGTGAACTCTATAGAAGTATATAACAAAGTCTCATGAGTTCAGTTATGATAAGGGTTGTTCTGCGTAACTCGGTTACCGCCACCGcggtataattaaataattaaacaagtaACAGCCGATGGCGTAGTCCGACGCATGGAACTTTACTTTCTAAGCTCGTTGGCGTGGTCAGTGCCCGCAGATATGGGAATCCATGTTGCCCCGGGGGCACCAGCACCGAGATTGTTGCAATCGCCATCCTTGGCTAACGTATCTGGAGCACTTGGCGAGTGTTGGCCACAGAAAATCCGATCACCGAGCTTAATTTCGCGATCATCTGCCACCTGCATTCTGGACAACTTACCTTTTTTGTCGGACCCTGTTTAGGCCATTTAACACTTCTAATTGCCACGAAATCTCTGATAGGCGAAGCTCTTATTCAATTATCTTCATTTGGAACGGGTGTGCGGTAATAAAAGCGTGGCATATGAAACGAATGAAGTGGTAAATTAGTTAAACTTGAATTAATGGGGTGAACATGAGATAAATTTTTTGGGCAAATATGCGAAATAGTAAATTCAAATATGTTGTATATAGTCTTGAATGTATGTGTTAAGATTTTCTTGTAATAATCCAGGCCACCCGGTACGTTGCTACAAAATGTCTAACGTCAAGAAATACGATCACCTAAGCAGCAAGAAATCACATTCTGCCATTCGTTGATCGGGGAACGATCGAGGTACACGAGGACAAATTCAGCAATCTGGAGAACTGGAAAATGCTCGCGGAATGCATTGGAAACCTAAACTTCGGCATAACGATTCAAACGTGTCAGTGTTATGTAATTTTTCTgcggaattttattttaaacagaatCCTCCGCTCCATAAATAATTTACTCTACGATGCCGGAATTAAGTATATATTAAGTAAAAAGTTAGAGTGTAGCTAATTGAATAGGCTGACGAATCAAGAATATTTCAATCAAATTTTGCTACATTTTGTAACTAATATGCCGCAATTTGTAACGTTAGCCAATAGTTGCTACAAGACTCACCACTCACGACGCTAATAAACGGCACCTGCTCGATCGATCTATGCAAATCTGTTACAGTTCGAGTGATTTACGCAGTGTAACCTTTAATGTAACGTCTGTTCGCTTTTTCGAGCGTGTTACACGAGCTTGATTACCGTTTATTGTTCGATTTCACCAGCGTTCCTTAATTGTTACGGAGAGTTTTAGGAACGTTCACTTTGGCAAGAAGTTCCGAGTAAATTGATATTTCACGTGTTCGGGGAGGTGCAAACTTCTATTGCGCACCGCGATCGAACTATGATTCATGTTTTTCCATCCTCGCAAGAACATactataattaaaaagaaaaggagATTACGTATTGTGTAACCGTGTCATTCGCTAATTCAAGCTATCAGATTCACGTTTAATGTTTTCATTCTGAAGATTGATAGGTGAGAAAGGCAGGAAACGTTGGTAGATCAGATAATCTGGATGACCGAAACTTTTGACTTGATTCGTGATCCAAGTTCGCGATTCTATCTGAAAATGTTGCTTAATGCTTCCTTCATGCCTTGGACTGCAACGATGACCGGTGAATCACGGGAAGATTTCGAATTTCTGCTCGTTCGACGAAGCGTGAACTTGGCCCTTTTATTgtgtcattaattttaatttctccgAGTTTCATTTTTGTGTCAAAAATCTGTTTCACATTTTCTCCTGACAAATAAGTTATTACTTAATCGAAACATCTTTCGGATGACTGTCGGTTTTCTCCGGCTGATCGATCATCAGCGATGGTCGTCGACCTGGTTGCGgaagatttctggatttttatcCGAATAAAGGAAACCGTAATGGAAAGAGACTCAGGTAAAGCGCGTTACGTTAGTCTGGCTCATTAGCAAGCGATTGAACTCGATTCAGACTGCGGTGAATTCATTTTCAAGTTACTTTGTTCGCGGCGTTTACAAATGGAGAACGATCGATGGTTAATGCTTGCCGATCAGGAAGTGGGAGATAATGACGTCTCGGATCGTTAAACGGATAATTTCTCAGGGATTGATGCATTTACTCGAATCCATTTCCCTcgctacaaaattataaaatcaaatattGTAATCTCTCTAATGGAGATAATTACAGACATTCCATCTTGCAGATACGATCTTCGGTGAGTTTCAttcattacaaattttaaacaaattcccTAGAAACGAAAGGGTAACCAATAAGCTACGTTGCAAAATGATCACTGAGCATAAAATGTTCACGGAACCATAAACCGCCGAATATTCCATTTTTAGTTCCACCGTGCCGAAACAGCGCTCGAATAATCGGGATCGTTAAACTTTCCAGGTTTTGCAAGAAGTCTCAGCAAGTTAACATCCGTGCAGGGTTGGTTGTTTCTCGGTTGTACGCGATCAGAAACAACGAGTGTAACACGCTCGGGATTGCGCAAGCAAGTGGTGACTGGTCGACCGTTCCGGTATAATTGCCAATCAGTCAAAAAAACCATTCCTAGATGGATCACTAGAAGAAACCCTGAAAAATTCGCGAGTTGAATTCGTATGAACTACGAATTTACAGTTCTACGTCCTTAGGTCCAAAATTTCTATTACATAGGACCTAGAATCTTAGAGAGGTAAAAGCAGCAACCTAAGTTCTGGTAACTAAGATTCTAGCTCACAGGTCCTAAAGTTCTTTCAGGTATTAAATCACAAGGTCCTACATCTGTTCAGGAGCTGTTAAGATAATTCCTTTTTCGCTGGGACCTTAAACGAACGTTTGGAATAACGAATCTTCGCGAAGCAACGGGTCAAGAAGATTGGCCAACGTACTCCCATGTAAAGGGCGGCGGGTTTTCTCGAAAAGGAGATCCTTCAGGCCAAAGGTAGCGAGAAAAGTCGCATTACAGAAATCGTGCCAAGGTGGAAACTTAGCGAATTGTTGCAACCTTCGCTGAAGATCATCTAGGAGAACGTAGTCTCTTCGGACCAATCATCCCCTATATGATAAAACGATGCAAAAAATGTGGTCCATTAACGAGGATTTATTTCATGTACATACATTTGTCGTAATATCGTTCGGAGTTTTTTTCTTCGAACCTCATTTATTATCGACGGTGAACGTTAATGAGATCGAAGTAAGAAAGGATCATTGGTATTGCCAAATTGGTTCTCTCGTTGTGACAGCCGGTTAGGCGAAAATTCTTCGTACGTGTTTTTGATCTGGGAAATATTGCGCAATTCTGGTTCGCGAAAAAAGTGTATTTCCGACAGAAAGTAAAATTCTGTTTCAATCTTCATCCACCCTATTTATCCCAATTATCCTCGCTAATAGCTTCGGGTTTACGACTCGCCAATTTCGTAAGCATTGTAAACGCTGGATAATTTAACGAGCTAGAGTGCAAAGTCGTAAATGCATCTAGTTCTGGGTCGTGTATTATTTAATACACGTGGAAAATCCGTGGGTTTAAAATAACTCGTGTGACAGCAAAATCTAAAGATTTAAGTTTGGCCTTTAACGCTGAATTAATTCCGCCAAATTTACGACACTGAACAATTCGATCCTTTACTTTTTAATTCCCGAATTTAATCCAGCGTGTTAGAAAAACTGCGTTCTAATTTCACGTTTCACACAATGCTCGCCGTAAACGGAGAACAATAAACTGCCTACCTTTTTTGCAACGAACAATTATGTTTTGATCGCAGATGATGTTGCCCGAGTTTTTCACGATAATTTTGCAACTTGCGAAAGGAAGTAGCCAGATCGACAATGGTTTTTCGCAATTCGGTGCGTTAATTGGTTCTTTATTACGAAAGTTGTGTTCTGATCGAAGAATAAGTTATGGAAAGAATATCTCGCTATGAAAGATAGTTATCGATATTGAACTCGAATATTCCCAGCAGAATAGACTTGTTGCAGTCATATTTCTGGAAAGTAGCAGTGACAAATTGTGAAGGAACGATTACGTCAATTCTGCCGGAAGTCTTAATCTTCCGCTGTGCAATTCTGTTGCCATGTTTCGAGATGACCGGATATCGTACGTCgaacatttgcaattttagttcttaaatttttcgcACTTAGGAAATTCCAGATcaatttttcctaatttttaattgGTCCAGGAAGTTTTTTCGGGTGTCATCGTTTACCGGAAGTACGAACGATATTAGAATTTATAGAGCGCCGAATAAGGGGTCCGAAAGGGTCGCTCGCTATTGGTGAAAGGGGTCTGTATGCAATGCAATCGTTGTACCCCCGCCTCATGTTTGTTCCCTGGGCCTGGGCAGGGCACCGCTATAAAAGCATACCGCGTCGCCCCTCAGATACGTAGTGTTTTCCCGTGTACTGCACTAGAAAAATCGCCCACAATGAAGTTCGTCGTAAGTTTGCCTTTGGACGATTCTATCATTCTTAGTCCCTGCTCGACACGAGACTTAGCGTTCTTGAAGGGCCTGATCAATTTTTTACTTGAATGTTAAATAGTTCTGgatgttattatattttgtactgCTAGTACAGTAACTTTCGTAGCTTGACTAGTTAGTATTAAGTTATAGATAATATTTATGTAGCTTTGGCACTTGTTATAGCATCACTACTAGTAgcattgaataatatttgaaagatggttcttcagaaaattttaaatatcaaatgttaCCAtcgttatttttctttaataagaaAGTCATTTGGTTAGGTTCTGCTATTTCATACTGCTAGATTAACTTAACTAGTTAGTATTAATTTATAGATAATTTATGTAGCATTGGGTACTTATAGCATCACTACTAGTAgcattgaataatatttgaaagatggttcttcagaaaattttaaatatcaaatgttaCCAtcgttatttttctttaataaaaaattcatttggTTAGGTTCTGCTACTTCATACTGCTAGATTAACTTAACTAGTTAGTATTAATTTATAGATAATTTATGTAGCATTGGGTACTTATGGCATCACTACTTGCAgcattgaataatatttgaaagatGGTTCTTCAGAAAATATTGCTAATATCAAATGCTACCATCGTATTTTTTctctaataaaaaattcatttggTTAGGTTCTGCTACTTCATACTGCTAGATTAACTTAACTAGTTAGTATTAACTTACAGATAATTTACGTAGCATTGTGTACTTATAGCATCACTACTTGCAGCATtgaataatattcaaaatatggTTCTTCAGAAAATATTGCTAATGTCAAATGTTAcaccttatttttttttaacaagaaatttggtttttgcattttatttaatgtagaTCATAGAATTTAAGTATGTAAAAATATTCCTTTTCAGATTGCTTTGTTCGCTGTCCTGGCCGTCGCCAGTGCCTATCCCGGCCTCCTCTCGTACCACGAACCGGTAAGTTCCCAAAAAAAGCATCTTTCTCTAATTATTACACCAAACATTTTCAGTTAACTGCACGTAAGACAGTATCGAAACATTAAAATATAGCATGGTTCTATTCCATTCGTAACTTGACAATAACGTTCTTGTAACCTTTATTACCTTAATGGTAATAACATTTATAACTTCTTTAACATTTCTCTTAATGCAAGTTCTGATCTACCTTAACAACGATCAGTGTAACTCTTCAAGAAAGTCTGAATCGACGAAAGACTTCAAAGGACACACCAGGAGTAATACACTCATTTCTACATATTCTTCTATCACTTATCATAATCTTCCGAAACTTGTTCGACTTCTCGACAACTTCGACATTCTTCGACAACCGAGTAGCTGGACACACTCGGGGAAATAACGTAACAAACTTCTCGTTTAAAAATCATAGATATTGAATTCGTGATTTTGGGACACTTAGGTTGCGCTGCCGTTGCCAGCGCCTGAACCTTGGCCAGCTCCAGTGTCTTATCATGCACCTTCTTACAAAGGTGCACCTTCACCTCCCATCGTAAAGGTATCGGTACCTCAGgtaacaacaaaatatttgatCTTATCGTCAGGTAAAAAAAATCATCGATTTTCTTCTCGATCATGCTCAATGATCCCCTTGATCAATTTCTCATTTTCGTTTAATGGTTACATATCACGTAACTTTCCGTTCGAAAGAGAAACCGAATTCTTCCGGACGAACCCTCTGATGAAACTGCAGGCGATTTCAACTCCCTTGTGCAACTAGGTTTTGCAATCTGCTCTAATTTTCCGAGCTCATTTTCCTACCAGCTTTTACCTCTTATAGATTCCGTGTTCAATTGGCTGTGAAACGGCTGGTCAGAGAAGGTTTACTTTACAGAGATTCTAGGTTTGACCTAGGGTCTAAGTTCGAGTCTGGTGACAGTAGATAATGTGATTAACGTGTTCTTAGGTGCACGCTCCGGAAGTTATCCACGCAATCCAGATTCCGCAGCAGCCGGCCATCCCGCCACCACACCCACAGCCCCTGAACATTAAGATTCCCCATATACCCGTCGTGAAAATCCCGTACCACGGACCCGGAATAGTCAAGCCCCATCTGATCGGTGTTGAGCACTATGTGGAACCCGTAAAGATCGTCAAGGCTCCAGTGAGTCACCACCCCTGGGACTAAGGTAACGGCACCCGTTGAACTCGCTGGTCCAGGGTGATCCATCCTGGACGAGCCGTCCTGAGGTGCATCCATCCGGAAGTAGCGAC
This genomic window from Megachile rotundata isolate GNS110a chromosome 14, iyMegRotu1, whole genome shotgun sequence contains:
- the LOC100875364 gene encoding serine/threonine/tyrosine-interacting protein, with translation MLSLDSNGTLQDEETASENGSDDYPRIPISMDGPKEWTYTMRRHMQEVVPGLYLGPYSAASRSKLQSLIEHGITHIVCVRQDIEANFIKPNFPDKFKYLVLNIADTATENIIQHFHKVKSFIDEGLTSGGHVLVHGNAGISRSAALVLAYVMETYGLSQTRAYAMVQQRRLCINPNRGFMAQLREYEPIYQAQKILNNEQQCSIRQRSKRTIHQMDSERTEDKCDTMDS
- the LOC100875475 gene encoding uncharacterized protein LOC100875475, with protein sequence MKFVIALFAVLAVASAYPGLLSYHEPVALPLPAPEPWPAPVSYHAPSYKGAPSPPIVKVSVPQVHAPEVIHAIQIPQQPAIPPPHPQPLNIKIPHIPVVKIPYHGPGIVKPHLIGVEHYVEPVKIVKAPVSHHPWD